A single region of the Rhodopirellula bahusiensis genome encodes:
- a CDS encoding peptidylprolyl isomerase: protein MTTQSNLALHATSPQKLIRRLLLLTAAFVAILSGVSAPRVDAAENSVVAVVNADPISRDTLASASVDRYGTDVLDNLINRHLIMQECKRRGLGVTTEEVRTEILRVAKKFGLNVESYLQLLQEERDITPDQYSREIIWPMLALRKLVADEVVVSQEEFNRAFVSQYGEAIKCRMVMVQDKSQAVQLHAQAAAEPSSFARLAKEFSEDPTSASVGGLIPPIRRYMGDEVIEEAAFALKEDQVSDVLPVGDQWMFLQAVRRMPASQPSPQALPAIKEQINDRIRDEKMKTAASQLFAQLQKQAQVVKVLGDSQASAKYPGVAAIINGQQVSIANVAAECIKRHGESVLEGEINRKLLAQALSKSGKKITDDDLKAEIERAAISFGYMTVNGSADVQAWFDAVLEGGPGTREVYIEDVVWPSVALKKLVEDETTLTQQDLQQGFESHYGPRAEVLACVLSDQRSAQKVWEMARDNPTDQFFGQLANQYSIEPVSSSNFGKVPPIRQHGGQPSVEKEVFQMKPGDLSGIIATGDKYIILRCQGFTEPVVSDFNAVQEELQSVLIEKKMNVAMGLKYDELKQTAEIDNFFVASKEIPRVAGENRGSR, encoded by the coding sequence ATGACGACTCAATCCAATCTGGCGTTGCACGCAACGTCCCCACAAAAGCTCATTCGTCGACTTCTCCTACTCACCGCAGCTTTCGTGGCGATCCTGAGCGGCGTTTCGGCACCGCGTGTCGATGCGGCTGAAAACTCAGTTGTCGCCGTGGTCAACGCTGACCCGATTTCGCGTGACACATTGGCCTCCGCCAGCGTCGATCGCTACGGAACCGACGTGCTGGACAACTTGATCAATCGTCACTTGATCATGCAGGAGTGCAAACGCCGTGGCCTGGGTGTCACGACCGAAGAAGTTCGTACCGAAATCCTCCGCGTTGCCAAGAAGTTTGGACTGAACGTTGAGAGCTACCTGCAACTTCTCCAAGAAGAACGCGACATCACGCCTGACCAATACAGCCGTGAAATCATTTGGCCCATGTTGGCGTTGCGAAAACTGGTCGCCGACGAAGTCGTTGTTTCTCAAGAAGAATTCAACCGTGCATTCGTTTCGCAATACGGCGAAGCCATCAAATGCCGCATGGTGATGGTTCAAGACAAATCACAAGCGGTCCAACTGCACGCCCAAGCCGCCGCGGAACCAAGCAGCTTTGCTCGTCTCGCGAAAGAGTTCAGCGAAGACCCAACCAGTGCGAGCGTCGGCGGGTTGATCCCACCGATTCGTCGTTACATGGGTGACGAAGTCATCGAAGAAGCTGCTTTCGCACTGAAAGAAGATCAAGTGTCGGATGTGTTGCCAGTGGGTGACCAATGGATGTTCCTGCAAGCCGTTCGTCGGATGCCCGCCAGCCAGCCGTCGCCACAAGCATTGCCGGCGATCAAAGAACAAATCAACGATCGAATCCGTGACGAAAAGATGAAAACGGCTGCGAGCCAACTGTTCGCTCAGCTTCAAAAGCAAGCCCAAGTCGTCAAGGTCTTGGGTGACTCGCAAGCCTCGGCGAAGTACCCGGGCGTTGCTGCAATCATCAACGGACAACAAGTTTCAATCGCAAACGTCGCTGCCGAATGTATCAAGCGTCACGGCGAAAGCGTCTTGGAGGGCGAGATCAACCGCAAGCTCCTGGCACAGGCCCTTTCGAAGTCAGGCAAAAAGATTACCGACGATGACTTGAAAGCTGAAATCGAACGTGCCGCCATCAGCTTTGGCTACATGACCGTGAACGGATCCGCTGACGTGCAAGCTTGGTTCGACGCCGTCTTGGAAGGCGGCCCGGGAACTCGCGAGGTCTACATCGAAGACGTCGTGTGGCCCAGCGTGGCCCTCAAGAAATTGGTGGAAGACGAAACGACTCTGACCCAACAAGACCTGCAACAAGGTTTCGAGTCACACTACGGTCCTCGTGCCGAAGTCTTGGCTTGCGTCCTGTCCGACCAACGCAGTGCCCAAAAGGTTTGGGAAATGGCTCGTGACAACCCGACCGATCAATTCTTTGGCCAACTGGCCAACCAATACAGCATCGAACCGGTTTCCTCCAGCAACTTCGGCAAGGTCCCACCGATCCGCCAACACGGTGGCCAGCCTTCGGTTGAGAAGGAAGTCTTTCAAATGAAACCCGGTGACCTCAGTGGCATCATCGCGACGGGTGACAAGTACATCATCCTGCGTTGCCAAGGATTCACCGAACCGGTTGTTTCCGACTTCAATGCCGTTCAAGAAGAACTGCAAAGCGTGTTGATCGAAAAGAAGATGAACGTGGCTATGGGCCTGAAGTACGACGAACTCAAGCAAACCGCAGAGATCGACAACTTCTTCGTGGCATCGAAAGAGATCCCACGTGTCGCCGGCGAAAATCGCGGCTCACGCTGA
- a CDS encoding BPL-N domain-containing protein yields MNEHPIVTMPRLRERFLSLAGSIVCLILAADSIAAEQCTRVAVYQGDGAGGSSTKLIRAFGEDSVDKFEIERITADEIVVGELAEFDVLVHPGGSGGKQGRALGEEGRAAVRDFVQQGGGYLGVCAGAYLATNDYSWSLNLIDAKVVDRKHWARGNGKVELELSEEAVSFFGLEEAEAEIYYAQGPLLGRREWDDPEVPDYESLAIYSSGIAKKGAPEGVMEGTSAAVRCDYGDGRVFCFGPHPELTDGLEHWIPTVVDWLADK; encoded by the coding sequence ATGAACGAACACCCGATTGTCACGATGCCGAGACTTCGCGAGCGATTCTTGTCTTTGGCTGGAAGCATCGTCTGTCTGATTTTGGCGGCCGATTCAATCGCGGCAGAGCAGTGCACTCGCGTGGCGGTGTATCAGGGCGACGGAGCTGGCGGTAGTTCGACCAAGCTGATTCGTGCGTTCGGCGAAGACTCGGTTGATAAGTTCGAGATCGAACGAATCACCGCGGATGAGATCGTTGTCGGGGAGTTGGCCGAGTTTGACGTGCTGGTCCATCCAGGAGGAAGCGGTGGCAAGCAAGGCCGTGCTCTTGGCGAAGAGGGCCGCGCCGCCGTGCGTGACTTTGTTCAGCAAGGAGGCGGATATCTCGGCGTCTGCGCGGGGGCCTACTTGGCCACGAACGATTACTCTTGGTCGCTCAACTTGATTGACGCGAAAGTGGTTGATCGCAAGCACTGGGCTCGGGGGAATGGAAAAGTCGAGCTCGAGCTATCCGAAGAAGCGGTTTCCTTCTTTGGTCTGGAGGAAGCCGAGGCTGAAATCTATTACGCACAAGGGCCATTGTTGGGCCGGCGTGAATGGGATGACCCGGAAGTGCCTGACTACGAGAGCCTCGCGATCTATTCTTCTGGGATAGCGAAGAAGGGGGCTCCCGAGGGCGTGATGGAAGGAACCTCGGCCGCCGTTCGGTGTGACTATGGCGACGGCCGTGTGTTTTGCTTTGGTCCGCACCCTGAATTGACCGATGGGTTAGAGCACTGGATTCCAACCGTTGTCGATTGGTTGGCGGATAAGTGA
- a CDS encoding transglutaminase-like domain-containing protein — protein sequence MSQIKVGSRIVYQVKSPTTFLFNISVAQNEHQPIVDEALTVEPFHEIQECVVSPLGNRLVRLSVPPGNLEVRYDATVNLNAEQVEATEVGETPYEQLPADVLTYLNPSRYCESDELLDFAMEQFGHLLPGYSRVTAICNWTYNELAYTPGSTGPTTTARDVLKLKQGVCRDFSHVAISLCRSMGVPARYVSGYAVNLNPPDFHGFFEAYLDGRWFLFDATRLAPVGGFVRISTGRDAADVAFSTIRGSATNVDMEVWANQQQPNDELLDPSNVETAVSSA from the coding sequence ATGAGTCAAATCAAAGTCGGTAGCCGGATTGTCTACCAAGTCAAATCGCCCACCACCTTTCTGTTCAACATTTCGGTTGCACAAAACGAACACCAGCCAATCGTGGACGAGGCACTCACTGTCGAGCCTTTTCACGAGATCCAGGAATGCGTCGTCAGCCCCTTGGGGAATCGTCTCGTTCGCCTCTCTGTGCCACCGGGGAACCTGGAAGTCCGCTACGACGCAACGGTCAACCTGAACGCGGAACAAGTCGAAGCGACGGAGGTCGGCGAAACTCCATACGAACAATTGCCAGCGGACGTGCTGACCTACCTCAACCCAAGCCGCTACTGCGAATCGGACGAGCTGCTCGATTTCGCGATGGAGCAATTCGGACATTTGTTGCCGGGATACTCTCGCGTGACGGCCATCTGCAATTGGACCTACAACGAACTGGCATACACACCCGGCAGCACCGGCCCGACGACAACCGCTCGCGATGTACTGAAGTTGAAACAGGGCGTATGCCGTGACTTCTCTCACGTCGCGATCAGCCTGTGCCGATCGATGGGAGTTCCTGCCCGATATGTTTCTGGTTACGCCGTCAACTTAAACCCGCCTGACTTCCACGGCTTCTTCGAAGCTTACCTGGACGGTCGCTGGTTCTTGTTCGACGCAACCCGTTTGGCTCCGGTTGGCGGCTTTGTTCGGATCAGCACCGGCCGCGATGCAGCCGACGTGGCGTTCAGCACCATTCGCGGCAGCGCAACGAATGTCGATATGGAGGTCTGGGCGAATCAGCAGCAGCCCAATGATGAACTGCTCGATCCTTCCAACGTTGAAACGGCGGTCAGCAGCGCATGA
- a CDS encoding Ntn hydrolase family protein, giving the protein MTFCIGIKVREGIVALADTRIVRGSEQSNKQKLAEFQHNGQSLFTMTSGLRSVRDKAITYLDESLRNDSSDVNRLYQIVNRFGEQIRRVKDEDGAALQSTNHKFNSHAIIGGRLFGDLSPQLFYVYPEGNWIEAAEDAPYFVIGRTYYGKPILDRLLTYETPLRSAVGLALLAFDATRTSVTDVDYPIDVAVLSNQSTAPTFRRYSEADLATTTAWWSTTLRDALNQLPMQWADDLLANSPSFDTNQPMQQQQQQ; this is encoded by the coding sequence ATGACATTTTGCATCGGCATCAAAGTCCGCGAGGGGATTGTGGCTTTGGCGGACACCAGAATCGTTCGCGGAAGCGAACAGTCCAACAAACAGAAACTCGCCGAGTTCCAACACAACGGCCAAAGTCTCTTCACCATGACGAGCGGTCTACGCTCGGTTCGCGACAAGGCGATCACGTACTTGGACGAGTCACTTCGCAATGATTCGTCCGACGTGAATCGTCTCTATCAAATCGTCAATCGATTCGGCGAACAAATTCGTCGCGTGAAGGACGAAGACGGTGCGGCTCTCCAGTCGACCAACCACAAATTCAACTCGCATGCGATCATTGGCGGGCGACTGTTTGGGGATCTCTCACCGCAATTGTTCTACGTTTATCCGGAAGGAAATTGGATCGAAGCGGCCGAGGACGCACCGTACTTCGTGATTGGTAGGACGTACTACGGCAAACCAATTTTGGACCGACTGCTGACCTACGAGACTCCGCTACGCTCCGCAGTCGGGCTGGCACTGCTGGCATTTGACGCCACACGCACCAGCGTCACAGACGTCGACTACCCCATCGATGTTGCGGTCCTATCGAACCAATCCACCGCCCCAACGTTCCGGCGGTATTCGGAAGCCGACTTGGCCACCACAACGGCTTGGTGGTCGACAACATTGAGAGACGCATTGAACCAACTCCCCATGCAATGGGCCGATGACCTGCTGGCCAATTCACCATCGTTCGACACCAACCAGCCAATGCAGCAACAACAGCAGCAATGA